The Siniperca chuatsi isolate FFG_IHB_CAS linkage group LG7, ASM2008510v1, whole genome shotgun sequence genome includes a window with the following:
- the chp2 gene encoding calcineurin B homologous protein 2 isoform X1 translates to MGSNSSSVNNIPNAQELMQETGFSAAHILRLYERFECLDKDKRGQLRPQDFGAVRELAMNPIGDRIISAFFSPGQETVDFASFVRILAHFRPTETNQTRDGAKQEPANSRTRKLKFAFQLYDQDRDGKISRVELLQVLRAMLGMQVTEEQLQSIAERAIQEADLDKDDAISFDEFRKSLEKADIDHRMSIRFLR, encoded by the exons ATGGGCTCTAATAGCTCCAGCGTGAACAACATCCCAAATGCCCAGGAGCTCATGCAGGAAACTGGCT TCTCTGCTGCCCACATCCTTCGTCTGTACGAGAGGTTTGAGTGTCTGGACAAAGACAAGAGAGGACAGCTCAG GCCTCAGGATTTCGGAGCAGTTCGGGAGTTGGCCATGAACCCCATCGGAGACAGAATCATCAGTGCCTTTTTCTCTCCAGG ACAGGAAACGGTAGACTTTGCCTCCTTCGTTCGGATTCTGGCTCATTTCCGTCCCACAGAAACAAACCAAACCAGAGATGGAGCAAAGCAGGAGCCGGCCAACAGCAGGACCAGGAAACTCAAAT ttgcTTTTCAGTTGTATGATCAGGACAGAGATGGAAAGATTTCCAGAGTGGAGCTTCTTCAG GTGCTGCGGGCGATGCTGGGGATGCAGGTGACGgaggagcagctgcagagcATCGCTGAGCGAGCTATCCAGGAGGCCGACCTGGACAAAGACGACGCCATCTCCTTCGACGAGTTCAGAAAG tcactGGAGAAAGCAGACATTGATCACAGGATGAGCATTCGCTTCCTGAGATAA
- the chp2 gene encoding calcineurin B homologous protein 2 isoform X3, which produces MGSNSSSVNNIPNAQELMQETGFSAAHILRLYERFECLDKDKRGQLRQETVDFASFVRILAHFRPTETNQTRDGAKQEPANSRTRKLKFAFQLYDQDRDGKISRVELLQVLRAMLGMQVTEEQLQSIAERAIQEADLDKDDAISFDEFRKSLEKADIDHRMSIRFLR; this is translated from the exons ATGGGCTCTAATAGCTCCAGCGTGAACAACATCCCAAATGCCCAGGAGCTCATGCAGGAAACTGGCT TCTCTGCTGCCCACATCCTTCGTCTGTACGAGAGGTTTGAGTGTCTGGACAAAGACAAGAGAGGACAGCTCAG ACAGGAAACGGTAGACTTTGCCTCCTTCGTTCGGATTCTGGCTCATTTCCGTCCCACAGAAACAAACCAAACCAGAGATGGAGCAAAGCAGGAGCCGGCCAACAGCAGGACCAGGAAACTCAAAT ttgcTTTTCAGTTGTATGATCAGGACAGAGATGGAAAGATTTCCAGAGTGGAGCTTCTTCAG GTGCTGCGGGCGATGCTGGGGATGCAGGTGACGgaggagcagctgcagagcATCGCTGAGCGAGCTATCCAGGAGGCCGACCTGGACAAAGACGACGCCATCTCCTTCGACGAGTTCAGAAAG tcactGGAGAAAGCAGACATTGATCACAGGATGAGCATTCGCTTCCTGAGATAA
- the chp2 gene encoding calcineurin B homologous protein 2 isoform X4, with the protein MNRLKIYIPELVSAAHILRLYERFECLDKDKRGQLRQETVDFASFVRILAHFRPTETNQTRDGAKQEPANSRTRKLKFAFQLYDQDRDGKISRVELLQVLRAMLGMQVTEEQLQSIAERAIQEADLDKDDAISFDEFRKSLEKADIDHRMSIRFLR; encoded by the exons ATGAACAGACTGAAAATATACATTCCTGAGCTTG TCTCTGCTGCCCACATCCTTCGTCTGTACGAGAGGTTTGAGTGTCTGGACAAAGACAAGAGAGGACAGCTCAG ACAGGAAACGGTAGACTTTGCCTCCTTCGTTCGGATTCTGGCTCATTTCCGTCCCACAGAAACAAACCAAACCAGAGATGGAGCAAAGCAGGAGCCGGCCAACAGCAGGACCAGGAAACTCAAAT ttgcTTTTCAGTTGTATGATCAGGACAGAGATGGAAAGATTTCCAGAGTGGAGCTTCTTCAG GTGCTGCGGGCGATGCTGGGGATGCAGGTGACGgaggagcagctgcagagcATCGCTGAGCGAGCTATCCAGGAGGCCGACCTGGACAAAGACGACGCCATCTCCTTCGACGAGTTCAGAAAG tcactGGAGAAAGCAGACATTGATCACAGGATGAGCATTCGCTTCCTGAGATAA
- the chp2 gene encoding calcineurin B homologous protein 2 isoform X2, with protein MNRLKIYIPELVSAAHILRLYERFECLDKDKRGQLRPQDFGAVRELAMNPIGDRIISAFFSPGQETVDFASFVRILAHFRPTETNQTRDGAKQEPANSRTRKLKFAFQLYDQDRDGKISRVELLQVLRAMLGMQVTEEQLQSIAERAIQEADLDKDDAISFDEFRKSLEKADIDHRMSIRFLR; from the exons ATGAACAGACTGAAAATATACATTCCTGAGCTTG TCTCTGCTGCCCACATCCTTCGTCTGTACGAGAGGTTTGAGTGTCTGGACAAAGACAAGAGAGGACAGCTCAG GCCTCAGGATTTCGGAGCAGTTCGGGAGTTGGCCATGAACCCCATCGGAGACAGAATCATCAGTGCCTTTTTCTCTCCAGG ACAGGAAACGGTAGACTTTGCCTCCTTCGTTCGGATTCTGGCTCATTTCCGTCCCACAGAAACAAACCAAACCAGAGATGGAGCAAAGCAGGAGCCGGCCAACAGCAGGACCAGGAAACTCAAAT ttgcTTTTCAGTTGTATGATCAGGACAGAGATGGAAAGATTTCCAGAGTGGAGCTTCTTCAG GTGCTGCGGGCGATGCTGGGGATGCAGGTGACGgaggagcagctgcagagcATCGCTGAGCGAGCTATCCAGGAGGCCGACCTGGACAAAGACGACGCCATCTCCTTCGACGAGTTCAGAAAG tcactGGAGAAAGCAGACATTGATCACAGGATGAGCATTCGCTTCCTGAGATAA